From the genome of Impatiens glandulifera chromosome 9, dImpGla2.1, whole genome shotgun sequence, one region includes:
- the LOC124915087 gene encoding protein RALF-like 33 codes for MASSSSSSSFSILSICFIALLLLISSYETSASGDADLFLGLIPIKSGCGNIGECLSEEEDEFGLDSEINRRILATTNYISYGALQRNSVPCSRRGASYYNCRSGAQANPYSRGCSAITRCRS; via the coding sequence ATggcgtcttcttcttcttcttcaagtttcTCCATATTATCTATCTGTTTCATCGCACTACTACTACTAATCTCATCTTACGAAACATCTGCTAGCGGCGACGCCGACTTGTTTCTCGGATTGATACCAATTAAATCCGGCTGCGGAAACATCGGCGAGTGTCTCTCCGAAGAAGAGGATGAATTCGGTCTAGATTCGGAGATCAACCGTCGGATCTTAGCGACGACTAATTACATTAGTTACGGTGCTTTGCAGAGGAACAGTGTACCTTGCTCAAGAAGAGGCGCTTCTTACTATAATTGTAGATCGGGAGCTCAAGCTAATCCGTATAGCCGTGGATGTAGCGCCATCACTCGTTGCCGGAGTTAG